In Thermodesulfatator atlanticus DSM 21156, the following proteins share a genomic window:
- a CDS encoding sigma-54-dependent transcriptional regulator — protein sequence MKDTILIVDDEKDLLEGLKRLLELELGCEVLTAENGKKALKILKENEIDLVLADVRMPEMDGFTLLREAKKIDPELTFVVITAYGTIEQAVKAVKEGAYDFIPKPFEDEHLIHVLRKGLERSRLIKENVALQRQVSGKKAFQDFVGQSAKLKKVFETIRMVAPTDLTVLILGESGTGKELAARAIHALSNRAKHSMITVNCPALPEQILESELFGYRKGAFTNATANRRGLFEEADGGTIFLDEIGDITLAVQTKLLRVLQEKEIKPLGATQTKKVDVRIIASTNQDLEEKVKEGSFRADLFYRLNVVTIKMPPLREIKEDIPLLVDHFLKKTAQELGIPPKYVCPEVIEFFMEYDWPGNVRELENVIKAAVVTSPSDVISLANVPLVQEKKKFFAMPQEQAELDLSQPYKVLKEKVLSRFTVAYVKRLLTETKGNVSRAAEISGIKRQSLQKILKRYGLNPANFR from the coding sequence ATGAAGGACACCATTCTTATTGTAGATGATGAAAAAGACCTTTTAGAGGGCTTAAAGCGCTTGCTTGAGCTGGAGTTGGGCTGCGAAGTACTTACCGCAGAGAATGGCAAAAAGGCCCTCAAAATACTTAAAGAAAACGAGATCGATCTTGTGCTTGCCGATGTGCGCATGCCAGAGATGGATGGCTTCACTCTTTTGCGCGAGGCAAAAAAAATAGACCCAGAGCTTACTTTTGTGGTTATCACGGCTTACGGCACTATCGAACAAGCAGTAAAGGCCGTTAAAGAAGGAGCCTATGATTTTATTCCTAAACCCTTTGAAGACGAGCACCTTATCCACGTACTTAGGAAGGGCCTTGAGCGCAGCCGCCTCATCAAAGAAAACGTAGCCCTACAGCGACAAGTTTCAGGTAAAAAGGCATTTCAAGATTTTGTAGGCCAAAGTGCCAAGCTCAAAAAAGTCTTTGAGACTATCCGTATGGTTGCCCCTACGGATTTAACCGTGCTTATCCTTGGAGAGTCTGGCACAGGGAAAGAACTTGCCGCACGAGCTATCCACGCGTTAAGTAACAGGGCCAAACATTCCATGATAACCGTAAATTGTCCTGCACTTCCTGAGCAGATTCTTGAAAGTGAGCTTTTTGGCTATCGAAAAGGAGCTTTTACTAATGCCACGGCCAATCGCCGTGGGCTTTTTGAGGAAGCAGACGGTGGCACTATCTTTCTTGATGAAATAGGCGATATTACGCTAGCCGTGCAAACCAAGCTTTTGCGCGTGTTGCAGGAAAAAGAGATAAAACCCCTCGGGGCCACACAAACCAAAAAAGTTGACGTGCGTATCATTGCTTCCACAAACCAGGACTTAGAAGAAAAAGTAAAAGAGGGTTCTTTTCGCGCGGATCTCTTTTACCGCCTAAATGTAGTAACCATAAAAATGCCTCCTTTGCGGGAAATAAAAGAAGATATTCCCCTTCTGGTGGACCATTTTCTTAAAAAGACTGCTCAAGAGCTTGGGATTCCGCCTAAGTACGTTTGTCCTGAGGTAATTGAATTTTTTATGGAATACGACTGGCCAGGGAATGTGCGGGAGCTTGAAAATGTGATTAAAGCGGCGGTGGTAACAAGTCCTTCGGATGTTATCTCTCTTGCTAATGTCCCTTTGGTCCAGGAGAAGAAAAAGTTTTTTGCCATGCCGCAGGAGCAAGCCGAACTAGACCTTTCTCAACCTTATAAAGTGCTTAAGGAAAAAGTCCTTTCGCGCTTTACAGTAGCTTATG